The following is a genomic window from Amycolatopsis australiensis.
GCTGGCGCGGCGTCACGGCCATCGCGCTGGCCGCGGTGACGTACTTCGTCGTCTCGGCGATCACGATCGTCCCAGCGCTGACGATCACGAAGCGCTCGGTGACGGCGTTCTTCGGCGGCCTCGGCGACAACCTCCTCGAGGTCGCGACGCTCTGCCTGGGCCTGCTCACCGCGTTGACGCTGGCGACGCTGCCCGCGCTCGCCGTCGCGATCGTGCCGCCGCTGCTGGTCCTGCACCGTGCGGTGCTGATCAAGCAGCTGGAGATCGCGGCGACGACCGACGAGAAGACGGGCCTGTTCAACACGACCGGGTGGCATCTGCTCGCTTCGCGCGAACTGGCGCGTGCCCAGCGCAGCACGCGAAGCACGTTCGGCGTGCTGATGATCGATCTCGACCACTTCAAGTCGATCAACGACGAGCACGGCCACCTGGCGGGTGACGCGGTGCTGCGCGCGGTCGCGGCGACGATCAAGAGCGCGGTCCGGGACTACGACTCGGTCGGCCGCTTCGGCGGCGAGGAGTTCGTCGTGCTGCTCCCGGACATCAGCCCGGCGGCGGCGCTCGCCGTGGCCGAGCGCATCCGATCCGCGATCGAAACGCTGAAGGTCGAGTACGAGGACGGCAGCCGCGTCCGGGTGATCGGCGACCTGTCGGCCTCGATCGGCGTGGCGACCTACCCGGACGGCGGCACGGCTGTCGACCGCCTGCTGCAGGCGGCGGACAAGGCCCTGTACCGCGCCAAGGACGCTGGCCGCAACCAGGTCGTCGACGGCACCGCGACCGCCTGACATCTGTCCCGAAAACCGAGTCAGACCAGCGCGTTTGCCGATTTTGCTCGGTTGAGCTAAATTTTGCTCATGCGAGCAAGAACGTTCACCGAGTCCGGCCGGCGAGCCCAGATCGTGCGGGCGGCGATCGCCGTGATCGCCGAAGCCGGCTACCTCAAGGCGTCGTTCAGCCGGATCGCCAAGCACGCCGGCCTGTCGAGCACCGGGATGATCAGCTACCACTTCGCGGGCAAGGACGACCTGCTCAAGGCGTGCGTCACCGAAATCGAAGAGATCACCGGGGCGTTCATGCAGCCGCGCATCGACGCGGCCGTCGGCCACGTCGCGCAGCTGCGCGCCTACGTCGAGGCGAACGTCGAGCTCGTCGGTGAGCACCCCGCCGAGGTCAAGGCGCTGATCGACCTCGTCAAGAACGCCGGTTCGCAGAGCGACGCCGTGAACGGGCGGCTCGCGTTGTTCGAAGAGCACTTCCGCACCGGGCAGGCGGCCGGCGTCTTCGGCTCCTTCGACCCCCGGACCGCGGCGGTCTCGTTCACCGCCGGGCTCGACGCCGTCGTCGCCACCGCGGCCGCGGCCGGGACCGGCCCCGCCGAGCTCACGCGCATTGGGCGCGAGCTCGCCGACCTCTACGTGCGGGCGACCGCACCCGAATCCGCTGGGGGATCCACGTGATGATCGAAGCCAAGACCGGACCGGACGCCGGCCTGCGCCGGGTCGTCCGCGCCAACGTGCTGGCCGTCGTGTTCGAGGTCGTCGTGCCGATGGCGCTGTTCTACGGCCTGCGCGCCGCGGGCGTGAGCCAGTGGTGGGCGCTGATGGCCGGGGTCCTCGTCGCCGCGCCGTACGTGCTGTGGACCATCGCCCGCAACCGCAAGATCGACGTCGTCGCGCTGGTCACGCTGAGCGTCCTGGTGCTGTCGGTCGTGCTCGGCCTGCTGTCGGACGACCCGCGCACGCTGGCGATCCGCGAAGGCTGGACAGCGGCGCTGGGCGGGCTGTTCGGCGCGTGGATGCTCGTCTCGGTCTTTCTCGGCCGGCCGGCGCAGCTGACCCTCGGCCGCACGATCGCCGAGGTCAAGCGAGGTGCGGAAGGCGCGGCCGCGTGGGCGGCCCGCTGGGACACCGACCCGCGGTTCCGGCGCGGGCTGCGCGTCAACACGGCGGTGTGGGGCGCGGTCCTGCTGGCGAACGCCGTGGTGCACGTCGTGCTGGTCTACGCGCTGCCGATCGACCTGATCTCGCTGGTCACGACCGTCGCCTGGTTCGGCTCGCTGGCCTTGCTGATCACCTGGCACGTCTGGTACCTGCGCAAGGAGAACCTCGATGCCTGACGTCCTCGTCGCGGGCGCGGGCCCGACCGGCCTGCTGACCGCGTTCGAACTGGAGCGCGCCGGGCTCGACGTGCTGGTCCTGGAGCGCGACGCGGTGCCCACCACGCAGTCGAAGGCCCTCGGCCTGCAGCCCCGATCGGTCGAGCTGCTGGCCGACCGCGG
Proteins encoded in this region:
- a CDS encoding GGDEF domain-containing protein, yielding MDGARPAEPRVGRIRGALNPARWTLWRQRGSLIFYCFLVESVALVATVRTAVTVPVRGWDLFVFGVLAGLGVLQAELGRQIERVRRLVSDTPHINLTSVWTFAGVLLLPPALGTALVAVLYLHLATRSLARIKRVPPFRTTLNATLVVITCYSADFVLSRLGVPDMYAALTAGWRGVTAIALAAVTYFVVSAITIVPALTITKRSVTAFFGGLGDNLLEVATLCLGLLTALTLATLPALAVAIVPPLLVLHRAVLIKQLEIAATTDEKTGLFNTTGWHLLASRELARAQRSTRSTFGVLMIDLDHFKSINDEHGHLAGDAVLRAVAATIKSAVRDYDSVGRFGGEEFVVLLPDISPAAALAVAERIRSAIETLKVEYEDGSRVRVIGDLSASIGVATYPDGGTAVDRLLQAADKALYRAKDAGRNQVVDGTATA
- a CDS encoding TetR/AcrR family transcriptional regulator — protein: MRARTFTESGRRAQIVRAAIAVIAEAGYLKASFSRIAKHAGLSSTGMISYHFAGKDDLLKACVTEIEEITGAFMQPRIDAAVGHVAQLRAYVEANVELVGEHPAEVKALIDLVKNAGSQSDAVNGRLALFEEHFRTGQAAGVFGSFDPRTAAVSFTAGLDAVVATAAAAGTGPAELTRIGRELADLYVRATAPESAGGST
- a CDS encoding VC0807 family protein; this translates as MIEAKTGPDAGLRRVVRANVLAVVFEVVVPMALFYGLRAAGVSQWWALMAGVLVAAPYVLWTIARNRKIDVVALVTLSVLVLSVVLGLLSDDPRTLAIREGWTAALGGLFGAWMLVSVFLGRPAQLTLGRTIAEVKRGAEGAAAWAARWDTDPRFRRGLRVNTAVWGAVLLANAVVHVVLVYALPIDLISLVTTVAWFGSLALLITWHVWYLRKENLDA